Sequence from the Sphingobium indicum B90A genome:
CTGGAGCATGGCGAGAGCGGCAGGGTGGTCGCTGGCCTGGCCTTGGGTCAGGCGCAGGAGCACAGGCCTGCCCTTGCCATCGCATACCACATGCAGCTTGGTGGTCAGCCCGCCCCGGCTGCGTCCGATATATCGGGGTAGAGCCCCTTTTTGAGCAGACTGGCGGCGGTGCGATGCGCTTTGAGATGGGTTGTATCGATCATCAATTGATCCGAGCCTCCGCTTTGCCCGGCTAGTTCCGTCAGAATGCGATTGAAAACACCAAGCCTGCTCCATCGGATGAACCGGTTGTAGATCGTCTTGTGTGGACCGTAGCCAGAGGGCGCATCCCGCCAGCGCAGGCCATTGCGGATCACGAACAATATCCCGCTGAGTACCCGCCGGTCATCCACCCGAGCAACGCCATGTGACAAAGGAAAATACGGTTCGATCCGCCGCATTTGCCCCTCCGTCAGCAATAATAGATCATCCATGGCAGCACCTCCCTGCTACCTTGAATCACCACTCAACCCAGCATACAACCAATTTAATAGGTCCTGACCCTAGTTCCACCGTCGATCTGGGCTCCTGCCTTCGCAGGAGCACGT
This genomic interval carries:
- a CDS encoding IS5 family transposase (programmed frameshift); its protein translation is MDDLLLLTEGQMRRIEPYFPLSHGVARVDDRRVLSGILFVIRNGLRWRDAPSGYGPHKTIYNRFIRWSRLGVFNRILTELAGQSGGSDQLMIDTTHLKAHRTAASLLKKGLLPRYIGRSRGGLTTKLHVVCDGKGRPVLLRLTQGQASDHPAALAMLQDLPPARHLLADRAYSSIAFRNALAQRGIIPCIPPHPKHRIQQPYDAALYRKRHKIENLFARLKDWRRIHTRYDRCAHTFLSAIAFAAAFIFWLNQ